TGTCAGTTGTTCTCAACATTCTTCTTCAACGTCCATCCAAATAATGATGTATTATCAATTCTATCATCAACTGTGGTTCTCCAAATTCCGCTGATTTTACAGGAAAAGCCCGTCAAAATGCTGGCTTTGCTCAGTTAATTGGACCACCTGATCTTGCATCTTTCTCACATCACGTCCAACCaagaaaagtttccaaaacttCTCCCGTTGTATGTAATGACCGAGCTGGAGTCTAGTTATTTGACGTTAGGAAGTTAGTTGTAGAAGATATTCCAAATAACAGATTGCATGTGTCGGTTAATTGATCGAGCATGTGAGTCCTTTCATATTGCATGCGTTAGTTATATTGTTAGAATACCAGAAACTAGTATAAAGCAGAGGAGGAAGAGAAGGGATGTAGTTTTTGGATGTAACAATTCTCATTTCCCGTCTATACTATCTTAGTCTTCCCCTgctctctcttctcatttcccCTGTATCTGCATTTCTCTCAATTTCTGTCTTGAATCCGTCCCTTGTTGGGCAGGTCCAGTACATTGTACCCTTCTCTGCAATGCAATGAAATCATTCTCTAATATTTGTACTTCCTCCAACCAATTGTTCACCTCTGATTTCCTCTGTTGTCCTGATCGCTCACCTCCTTCCACTTGCTCCTTTATGTCAGATGCTCTGCTGCTCAATGCCCTCAAGTTCCTAGCCAGCAATTGCATATCTGATCTCAAACCCCAGTATCTTGTCCCTGTATCCACCGATACCTCTGCAGCCCTTTCAGCTACTATGTCCTTCACCTTCTCTTTAAACTTGCCAAGCAGTCTTGTCACTCCAGATATGACCTTCTCAATGATGCTCACAATGATTTGCAGCATCATATCCAAGGCCTTCCAAATTGCATCCGTCATCTGATAAAAACAGACCAAAGAATGTTAGATTTTACAACACAAGGAATTAATAAAACAAAATCCCCCTCTTGCAGGTGCCCTTTTTTCCCCCAAAATTTTCGATCTAGGATTCGAACCCTGAAATTAATAGCAGGAAGGTCATTTGGAAATCCTGGTGGTTTTTGCAAAGCAAGTGCTTTATatatgaatgaaataaattataccTTGAAGTTTGACAGGAAAGAACTCTTGAGAATAATTATACCTTGAAATTTTGGTATACCGTTCAACTGAAGCTGCAGACAATTTATCAAAGAATAACAAGCAAGAGATAGACTAGTTGGGGAAGAAGGCGATCTCTGTCCAGACGTTGACGTTGACGATGTAAATCATGGAAAATTGGTGAGAAAGTCTTGGGAAGATACCAGGCAAAAGTAGAAAGTGAGACCCACAGTACAAAATGAAGGGCTACTGAAATTGTTAGGATTGTCCAGCCGACATCAGTTAATAACAAGATTAGAAATCCGGACAAAAGATTCCAGCATCAAGTTAGACTTAATTAGTTCAAGAGCATGATCGAAATGAAGACTTCTTGGTTATACAAAATTAAAGTCAAACTTCCGCTTTGATAGAATGGAGACGCATCCTGATTGCTGATGGATCAGTAAATATAAATGTGTcagaaagcaaaagcaaaatgaTTTCATGGAATACGAATTTTTGTTCCTAGATATTAATGGTTAAAAATTTaatcttcttttcttgtttttatctTCATTTTAGTCTGTTGCAGATGGCATGCACAATAAGGTTGCTGCACTTAGTGATGTTTTACTGACAAAAAAAAGTTAGTTTTCCTATTTCTCACGTAGAATGACAAGTAATTGAATTGTCTGCTGCAAATTTTGGGCTACCAAGTTCATTGGCTTGTAAAGGCGAACAAGTTCCTTTACATCTCATTGACAAGAGAAAGCATCATCTCATGTTTCTttacatttttcctttttataatgGTCATTGTAAAGAAGTGCTAAATGTCCTAAGTTTCCGATGGTACTCAGAGATAATTCTCTTAGTACATCTGGCACTTCATTAGTGCGTCTGTTACATCTTTTTCGGGGAAGATTCAagtcaaggtggagatttgttgagaTGCCTTGAATTAGATCTTCGACCTTCGCTGAGCTGTAcgggggtctcgctgcccggtcagcGAGTCGGGGGTCCAGGGGGCGACGCGCCCCAGCTGGAGGGCTCGGGGGGCAGCGTTGCCTCCGGTGGGGGTTCGGGGGCAACGGCCGCTGAGCTGTACGGTATATATTAGTTACCGTGTCTGTTTTATTTCGGGTCTTGTTTTGGGCCTATTTTTGGGTCCAGTCTGTTtggttgtatatatatacaccttATTTTAGTCTGTAAACTATTCCGATTACAACCCTAATAAATCTGATTTCCCCCAAGTTGTTCTTGTCTATTCTTATTTGTTCTTCTGTTCCGCTGCATTTGTTATAACAAGAAGCTTGATCTGTGCATGAAATTATTCAGATTACAGCTCAAGcttgttcttttctttaattctaaaTGTTGCGACTGAACTCCATTaggaatttgaatttctttcatttttggtGCACAAAATTAGTAGGAAACctaggtagggaccaaatttgatccatatgaatttgtaagggacgtaaaactacacttttaaaagtaagggaagaaaaaaattattttacaaaatgtaaaggatgttttgaacaattttcccTATAAAAAGCTTGAAGAGGGCACTCTATGTAttgaaagggcaaaaaaaagtGATCAAAAATTTTTGGCCTTAGAAATCTAAATATACAACTacaaaaatttacaaaatcaaGGTTGAATGTGATATCATTGTAACTTGAAATGAGAAAAAGTTATCTTCAAGAAGTTGAGAACTACAAAACTCTGCCAAAATATAAAAGTTTGTATAATATTTTGATCATCGCACCATTGATTTTGTGGTGTAAATTTATCCCACTTGATGCggctaactttttttttttaagtgcatGATTcatcttttaaaaaaatttcatcagGAAAATGCATTGTTGAGATGCCTTGAATTAGATCTTCAACTCCCGCTGAGTTATACGGTATATATTAATTACCGTGTCTGTTTTATTTCGGGTCTTGTTTTGGGCCTATTTTTGGGTCCAGTCTGTTtggttgtatatatatacaccttATTTTAGTCTGTAAACTATTTCGATTACAACCCtaataaaatctgatttttcccaagttgttcttgtctattcttgtttgttcttCTGTTTCGCTGCATTTGTTataacaaactggtatcagagctctaaGTTTGTCCTAGGGCTCGGATCACGCAACAACATGTCTGCTTTGAACATCAAGATCGACAAGTTCACCGGGAGAAATAGTTTCAGTTTATGGCAAATCAAGATGCGGGCTCTGTTAAAGCAACAGGGTCTGTAGAGTCCGCTGACGAAGAAGAAATCAGATTCCGTTGATGAAGAGTCGATGAGTCTGGAGGAAAAGGCTCACTCGACAATCATGCTGTGCCTGGCAAATGATGTCATCACTAAGGTTGCCAGTGAAGAAACTGCTGCGGGTTTATGGGTTAAACTTGAAAGTCTTTATATGACGAAGTCTTTAACCAACAAGTTGCTCCTAAAGCAACGTCTGTTCGGTCTGCGTGTGCAGGAAGGTACTCATTTTCGAGAACATTTAGATCAATTAAATACAATTCTTCTTGAATTGCGTAATATTGATGTTAAAATTGAGGATGAGGATGCCGCGTTGATTCTGTTAGTGTCTCTACCGTTATCCTATGAGAATTTTGTTCAGTCTTTTATTGGCGGTAAAGATACATTGACTTTAGAAGAAGTAAGATCAGCACTGCATAGTAGAGAGTTGCACCATAAAGCGGCTGGTAATGTTACAGATAATCAGGCTGCTGGGCTAGTTGTCAGCAGTGGTAAAGGAAAATCGAGGAAAAAGAAGTCCGGAAACAAGAAGCAGTTCTCTAAAGGTCCTAAGCCGGATGATGTCTGTAACTATTGCAAGGAAAAGGATCACTGGAAATCTGATTGTCCCAAGAAGAAGAAACAGCAGGAAAAACAACACGCTTCAGCTTCAGTTGCAGAAAAGGAAGCGGAAAATTCAGAAGAAGACCTGGCCCTAATTGCAAACGAACCAACACATCACTCTGATGTGTGGGTTCTTGATTCTGGGGCGTCCTATCACATATGTCCAAATAGGGAATGGTTTACAACATATGAGCAGATAGATAGCGGAAATGTCGTGATGGCTAATAGCGCTGTCTGCAAGGCTGTTGGAATCGGTTCGATTAAGATCAGGACACAAACTGGAAAAATTGCCGCACTGAACGAAGTCAGGCACGTCCCTAAAATAACGAAGAATCTGATATCACTTAGTACTCTTGACAGTAAGGGTTTCAGGTTCAGCGGAGGAAGTGGAGAGTTGTGCATCAGTAAAGGTTCATTAGTGGTTCTCAAAGGAGTTAAGCATGACACCCTGTACATCTTACAAGGTTCTACGCTAACAGgttctgctgctgctgctgttgcaTCTTCCGAAGATCGCAGGTCTGATATGACCAAGCTGTGGCACATTAGGTTTGGTCATATGAGCGAAAGGGGGATGCAGATTCTGTCTAAATGTGATCTTCTAGAAGGCCACAAGGTCACCGATCTTGGATTCTATGAACATTGTACTTTCGGTAAATTACATCACAGAAAGTTTGGGAAGGCAATTCACAGGACAAAAGGCACACTGGATTACATCCATTCTGACTGTTGGGGTCCTTCACGAGTTGAGTCTTTGGGAGGCTGTCGATATTTTTTATCCatgattgatgattattcaaaaATGACTTGGGTAATCGTTATGAAGGAAAAAGGTGAagctttcaagaacttcaagcaGTGAAAGGTCTTAGTGGAGAATCAAACTGGAAAGAAGATCAAAAGGCTGAGAACTGATAATGGTCTGGAATTCTGTTCAAAGGAGTTCGATGAGTTCTGCAAAGATGAAGGAATTGCTCGGCATCACACAGTTCGACACacaccacaacaaaatggtgtagcAGAACGCATGAATCAGACACTTCTAAAGAGAGCACGGTATATGCTCTTCAATGCTGGTTTGCCAAGGAGGTTCTGGGCGGAAGCAGTGAGCACGGCCTGCTTCTTGATCAATCGTGCACCTCATACAGGTATAGACTGCAAGATACCTTATGAAGTGTGGTCTGATATGTCCCCTACTTACTCAAATTTGAAGGCTTTTGGTTGTACTGCGTATTATCATGTCAGTGAGGGCAAACTAGAACCAATGGCTAAAAAGGGAGTGTTTCTGGGATATGGAGATGGGATTAAAGGGTATAGAATCTGGTCATCCTcagaaaagaaagttatactTAGTAGAAGTGTAATTTTTGATGAAAACTCTATACTTAACCCCCTTGTGAAGGTTGTTGTTGAAGAAACTGTAGGTGTTGATAAACAGGTAGAGGTACAAATCATTCAAAATGGTTTTGAATCACAGCAGCAATTTAGTGATCATCAACAGCTATCTTGTGAAACAGAACCTTCTGCTGAAGTAGAGTCTCCAGAACCTACATCAGCAGAAAGGTTGGCACCTATATCCCATACTGCGTCAGAAACTCAGCAGCATGGTATTGCTTATGATTGTGCGAGGAGAGTGGGAGTACAAGCTCTCAGTAGGTATCAGAATTTTGTAGGTTATGCATTTCAGGTTGCTGAGGAGGTGGATTCTCTCGAGCCCTCTACCTATAGAGAAGCTATTTCAGGCAGTGAGTCAGCTCAATGGCTTGCTGCAATGGGTGATGAAATGGAGTCATTACACAAGAACGACACTTGGGAATTGGTCAAACGGCCAGCAGAGAGAAAGGTTGTGACTTGCAAATGGGTCTTTAAaaggaaggaaggaatttcTCCAGCTGAGGGCATCAAGTATAAAGCACGTGTTGTTGCAAGAGGGTTCACTCAAAAAGAAGGAGTAGACTACAATGAGATTTTCTCACCAGTGGTCAGACACACTTCTATCAGGGTGCTACTAGCAATGGTTGCACATTAGGACTTAGAACTTGAGCAGCTAGACGTGAAGACAGCTTTCCTGCATGGAGAGTTAGATGAAGAGATTTATATGACTCAGCCAGATGGATTCCATGTTCCCGGAAAAGAAAATTATGTATGCAAGTTGAAGAAATCcttgtatggattaaaacaGTCCCCAAGGCAGTGGTACAAAAGATTTGACGGCTACATGATTGAGTTAGGCTACAACAGAAGTCAGTATGATTGTTGTGTATATCACAACAAACTTGAAAATGGTTCGATGATCTATTTGATTCTGTATGTAGAAGATATGCTCATAGCTGCGAGTAACAAAGCTGATATACAGAAGTTGAAAAGTCTTCTCAGTGCAAAATTTGAGATGAAAGACTTGGGTGCAGCACAGAAAATTTTGGGAATGGAGATTTTCAGGGATAGAAGTCAGAAGAAGCTTTTCTTATCATAGAAGAGCTATATTGAGAAGGTACTATCCAGATTTGGCATGTCTACAGCAAAACCCTCGAATACTCCGAGTGCAGCGAATGCTCAACTATCAGTTACACTCGCACCACAGTCAGAAGCTGAGATAGAGTATATGGCTAAGGTTCCCTATTCTAGTGCAGTGGGTAGTTTGATGTATGCCATGGTCTGCACTATACCTGATCTGGCACATGCAGTCAGTGTTGTTAGCAGATTTATGGCTAATCCTAGGAAGGAGCACTGGCTGGCCGTGAAGCGAATTTTTCGGTACTTGAGGGGTACATCTGACGTTGGTCTCATCTATGGAGATGATATAGAGTGTTTGGTTACAGGCTATTCAGATTCTGATTATGCTGGAGATGTTGATAGTAGGAGGTCGATGACTGGTTATGTTTTCACTCTTGGGCATTCTGTAGTTAGTTGGAAAGCAACTCTACAACCTACAATGACTCTGTCCACTACTGAGGCAGAGTATATGGCACTGACGGAGGCTGCTAAAGAGGGAATTTGGTTAAAGAGGTTGGTTGGAGATCTTGGCCTACATCAGGTTCAGGCTAATATATATTGTGATAGTCTCAGTGCAATAtgtctagtcaaggatcaagtTCATCATGAGAGGACTAAACACATTGATGTCCGATATCATTTCTTGAGATCTGAGACAAGGATCAAGGTGAAGAAAATTGGCACTGCTGACAATCCAGCTGATATGTTCACCAAGCCGGTCCCTCATAGCAAGTTCAAACATTGTTTGGATTTGCTAAATGTCCTAAGTTTCTGATGGCCCTTATGGGCATTCTGATGGTACT
The DNA window shown above is from Coffea arabica cultivar ET-39 chromosome 5e, Coffea Arabica ET-39 HiFi, whole genome shotgun sequence and carries:
- the LOC113743209 gene encoding uncharacterized protein; this encodes MTDAIWKALDMMLQIIVSIIEKVISGVTRLLGKFKEKVKDIVAERAAEVSVDTGTRYWGLRSDMQLLARNLRALSSRASDIKEQVEGGERSGQQRKSEVNNWLEEVQILENDFIALQRRVQCTGPAQQGTDSRQKLREMQIQGK